The genomic window CATAGGCAGACGAGACTGAAGCATTTGCAGGTCCTCATAGCCATAGATCTGCTTTAGAGGAGGACAAAGACCAAATGAAAACAGGTCCGTTGATACATCTCAACTGAAATAGTCCAAATATTCAACCACAACTCGCTAAGAAAGAACCAATGGCAGGCTAGAGAGAAAGACTAGAGGGAAATGGATGGGAATTCAtggaaacaaaaaaataactgatCAAGAGCACGCAAGGAAAAAGAGGGGTAGCATAGTTACCGGGTATGCAGGAAGCAGGCCTCCAGGGCCCATAATGTACTGATTGGCCAACAGAGGGGGCACTCCTTGGGCCAGGTTAGGGGGGGGTTTGCCTGTGGAACACGAGAATGAGGAGTCAaaaatcacactggtctataaatCAACGGTCAAATAAGCAGAGGGATTAGGACAGGGTTTCCCCAAACTCTGTCCCCGGGATCCCAAAGGGTGCACGGTTTGTTTTTATCTAACACCACACAGCCGATTCAAATGATCAACACCTGATTAGTTGGTTATTATAATCAGCTGTGTAGCGTTaaggcaaaaaacaaaatgtgctcCCCTTGGGGTTCCggggacagagtttgggaaaccctggaggAGAACCATTAAGTAACCGTAACAAACCTATGTGTGACGGCAGGGTTCTCCTGGACTCACCCGAGGTGGTGGTCAGCAGAGGTTGGGCGGCGCGCCCGGCGGCTGAGAGGGTGGCGTTGCCAGTCAGACCAAGCCCTCCGGGGCCGTGCATCATGCCATTGGAGCTGCTAACAGCGGCATTGATCGAAGGGCCCGAGGAGGAGAAGGCATGGAGACTGCTGTTCTCCTCACTAGTCATCTGTATGGTAgggtgggggaagagagagttaGCCTGACAGAAACTTAGCTTTAATCAGGTTGCCTTTTTCCCCTCACCAGCGTCTGTGCTTATTTAAGATCAGTCCCTTGGCGATCAACAACCATAGACACACACCGTCTAGGAAGTGTTTTACGTTAGCCCAAGAAGAAGAGGTGGTGCTTACCGTGAGGGAGGAGCTAGTGGAGAGGGCAGATCCTGACGAGTATGTACTGGTCACATGActggagagagagcagcagaaaaAAACAGGTAACATTAACGAAGTAttaacccaatgagtcccacCTTAACGCCAGCGCGTTTGACCTCTAACCACTTTTCACCCCCTagaatccccccaaaaatctgtcaggttaagctagagatattttttttttgcatttgatgcgtctcaatccatcgCATCCGCCGGCATCGCACTGTGGCAGACCTAGAGCGGTGTTTGACTATGAAACATTACGAAagatcggtcttctcacaaaatctgTAGTGTCTGAACGGTTTAGTCTACAAACTTATGACCCCTCTAAGGAAAGATAACTCTCACGAACACGTGCTcttcgttttgctctacgaccgacacaagcgtcttgggactcgtctgaagtcggtacagccgatctgccaacttgtctgtagcgtccgaacagtttgggctggacactaatatgacccctctgtggaaaggtgactCACGAACATGTTGGTTTTGCTCTAGGAACCCACAGGCCTCATCTGAAGGTCCCCTGGTACCAGTTTAAAAACAATATGAATGGAAGTATTTTTGGAGACTTAAGTGCCAAAAAAAGTTTGCatccattaaaaaatatatattttaaaggtCAAAAGCTTGGACAGACCTattctttcaagggtttttctttatttgtactattttctacattgtagaataatagtgaagacatcaaaacgatgaaataacacacatggaatcatatagtatcctaaacaaataagtgttaaacaaatcaaaatagattttatatttgagattcttcaaatagccatccttagccttgacagctttgcacactcttggcattctctcaaccagcttcacctggaatttttatttatttaaccaatgcagtcttgaagaagttcccacatatgccgagcacttgttggctgcttttccttcactctgcggtccaactcatcccaaattgGTTGAAGTCggaggattgtggaggccaggtcatctgatgcaacactccatcactctccttcttggtaaaatagcccttacacagcctggacaaTGTGTTGGGCCATTGTGtcgttgaaaaacaaaatgatagccccactaagccAAAAACAGATGGGGTGGCGTATCACTGctgaatgctgtagtagccatgctggttaagtgtgtcttggagtgtcaccagcaaaacacccccacaccatacgGTGGCctatacacatgcagagatcatccattcacaaCACGCAGGtcagaaccaaaaatctcaaatttgaccAAAGGACATTGTTCTTTTGCCTGCCAGTCTGAGATGTCTTGCTATTCGTAACTCTGCCCAGAAAGCCAGCATCACGGAGCCCCCTCTtcacattgagactggtgttttgcaggttctatttaatgaagctgccagttgaggacttgtgaggcgtctgtttctcaaactagacactaatgtacttgtcctcttgctcagttgtgctcccactctttctattctggttagagccagtttgtgctgttctgtaaagggagtagtacacagtgttgtacaagatcttcagtttcttggcaatttctcacatggaatagccttcatttctcagaacaagaatagactaacgagtttcagaagaaagttctttgtttctggccgttttgagcctgtaactgaacccacaaatgctgatgctccagatactcaactagtccaaatgccagttttattgcttctttaaaacagcataacagttttcagctgtgctaacaaaattgcaaaagggttttttaatgatcaattagccttttaaaattataaacttggattagctaacaacatgccattggaacaaaggagtgatggttgctgataatgggcctctgtacacctttgtagatattccattaaataaaaaataaaccagtttccagctacaatagcaatttacaacattaaaaatgtctactgtatttctgatcattttgatgttattttaaatatgGACAAtttatttgcttttctttcaaaaacaaggacatttctaagtgaccccaaacttttgaacggtcatgtatatactgtattttataccatctattccATCTTgcctctgtcattgctcatccatatatttttatgcatatattcttattccattcctttacttagatgtgtgtgcaTTAGGTAGCACAAGCAGTTCACTgaactcgcaataacatctgctaaccatgtgtatgtgaccaaaacaattttattttgagttgaaatatattttcatttgtttaacacttttttggttactacatgatacattttttatttcatagtttgtcttcactattattctacaatgtagaaaatagtaaaaaaaaaaaaaacttcaaaAAAACTTCAAAAAAAacttgagtaggtgttctaaaacttttgacatgTAGTGTGTATacgtttcctgatctttcttatatctcatacagagacttcagaacaaacttttttttttttttgggggggggggggggggggggctctgttCCATGTAGTGCATCTTATTCAATGAGTTTGTATGAGCTAATAGCAATAAGGACAAACAAAAATgttaatcaaataaataaatacattttaatacttCTAGAgttcttaaaattcaaaatcaaatagttaAATTATTCTTGGTGTGACCTTTTTAAAGCAATTCCATACAGCTTGGtaggcttagacagggcttagagtGCAGAGAGTTAAACATTGCGTGTTTGGATTCGTCCATTTTGTCTGCAGCCGTAGATACCATTAGTTTGTGTGATTAACACTAGAGCACTGTTTGAGACAATGGTGGATCCCGAAGGGGCCCGGGTcttcaaaaaatacaaaatattgttAAGTCCAAATGGTTTGAGCTAAAAacgagactctcacgaacatgctTTGTTCTATAACCCTCACAAGCTATACAAGAGTCGTTAGAGGGTCAGGAGTTCTTCTAGACAGATCCCAAGAAATCCCAGGACAGTGTTTATAacactgtaataagctcacaGTTGCTGTCAAACACCAAACAGTTGTCACTGATTAGCTGGATATTCATTTCCCAGCAAACAAACAatctgtacttacagcattcatataaatTCATTTTTAGCAGGTTGGTTTGGTGGACTTTATTTTTTCCAATTGACAttagtcaataaaactcatgaaagcaactgtttatgtcaaattgttttgttTTCTACTTGTgtccctggttgtcctgaaaataaCATGGTCAAACACTTCgttgtgaggctaaatataagggctggacatgcagataaatgaaaAGACAACGTTTCCTGGGGTCtcgggactgatagggttaaaaAGGGTTGAACCAACCGATAACAAGGACTTTTATTTTACAATTCTACTGAGTCAACACAGGAGATTCAGTCATTGAGGTAGTCCATATATTAAGATTCAGCTATGTACTCCGTCAATATTATCATGAGAATGACTAGGGGGGTGAGTTATGGGCTTACCTGCTGAGGGATGGCAGGGGGGCGGAGTGGGAGGGCATGGGGGCCGGGGAGGGAACATGGTGGACGGGGCCACTTTCACTGCTCATGGGGGGCGACTCTGGCTTTTGAGTGCGAGAGGCCAATGACGTTGctgagaaagaagaggagagagaccgacagataAGCAAGCACGCTGGACTCGTTTTTGTCTTAAACATGAACTAAGAAAACCTTTTCCTTCAAAAGGGTTTCTGTTTTGTCAACCACAAATTCTCATGGGTACTTACAATCCTGTGGGCCCTGTGTCCTCATGCCACAATAGCCATTCTGTGAAAGAAGACATTGACACTCAGAGGGCAATCTGATTTCACTAACAATGATACGTCCTGTATCAGTGGCCACAAGCCTTTTGAAAGGGTGTTCTTGGGCATATCGTGCTGTTACATTAAAGCTCTAGTAATCTTAAAATCCCGCTTAGAGTCTTGAAAATGTCCATTGACCATAGGAGATTCAGTCATTGAGGCATTCCACATAATAATCAGATATGTGCTTGTAACCATCATTATCTCCAGGTTTACGAGTGACAGGAGGAGTTGTCTTAATCGAGTCAGAGACTGTCTATAGTGTGGGTTACTCACggtgagaggggtggagggggcgTCTTTGCTCTGGGAGTAGCCCAGGTGCGAGGGCATGCTCCGCGGAGGGCCACTGTCCACTCTGCTAGCCGAGGGGTTGGAGGAGGGCGGAGTGGCGCTGGGGAGACCCAGGGAGGGGGAAGGTGTGGCACTGGGCAAGCCCAGAGACGGGGAGGGGAAACTGGGGTCCGACACTGGAGGCATGGATGGCAAGCTGCCCAGGGGCTCACTGCAACAGAGGGCTAGTGTGAGACAAGTTCACCTTGGCCTCTACGCTCATATTACAGTGAGACTAATTAAGCCCCAAAAAAATTTAAACACACCTGACAGGTCCAGGTTTTGAGAACAAGCTACTCTGGGGTTGAGGTACGGCTGTGGAGGCCGGCTCCCTGGCAGGCTCAGCCTGTTGGCCCATGTCAGTCACACTGGGCTCCGAGCCAAAGTCCAGAGCCCCAAACTGCACGTTGAGACCAGACACGTCTGCCGAGCCTGGCATCTCCACCGCAGACGAGGGGATctgaggagagaaagtgagagacgtAAAGAAAGAGGGCGAGGGACATTTACACATGAAATCACATCAATGTACATACGCTATTCACAGTGTGATTAATGAGCACACTGACATTTCAGACAATGTGTAAGAGCATGCAAAGTTACTCACTACCTGTAGATGTTTACAAATAGAGAAACAAACTCCTTGTATGTATCCTCTGAGTGAGCAGGCAGCCtctattaccacacacacacacacacgtttcctAACCTTGGAGGGAGGTGGTACTCTGCGTCTCTGGGTCTTGATCTGCCTCTGTGGGGGTTCAGCCATGGGGGCCTGGTGGTCGAGAGCCAGCTTGACCCCGGGGGAAGGCTCGTCTCTGGGAGGCGGGGGCCCGGCGTCGTAGTGGCCGTGGCCTGGGGGAGTGGGGACCGAGGGGGGAAGAGACAGAGGCTCTGCCTGGGGCAGAGAGCTCTGCTGGGCCTGCTGCTGCCGCTGGGCTAGTTTGCTGAGGACAGGGGACGGCTCCGGCTGCATCTTCAGATCCACTGgagaagacagagagaccgacagaaGGGTTTATGGTGGTATTGGGAGTACAGTAAATGCATACATGAAAAACTTGTGCCAGTATGGCTGCTGATCCGAAATTGACTCCCTTCTCCTTCAATGTTTGCGCCACCACCACTACACTGCTTACACCTACCCAGACTCATCAGATCTGGGGTTAGGACCAAAGGGATTGGACTAAGGAATAAATAGGGACCGATATGTGCGGCAGCTTTTACAACAGAACTCTGacttaacttcttggtgacagggggcagtattcggaaattcagatgaataacgtgcccaaattaaactgcctgctactcgggcccagaaggtaggatatgcatattattagtagatttggatagaaaacactgaagtttctaaaactgtttgaatgatgtctgtgagtataacagaactcatacggcaggcaaaaacctgagaaagaaaatccaaccaggaagtggtttctAGTTTTTCAACTGATTGTCTTTCCAAACTAGTGtctggggtcattttgcacttcctaaggcttccactagatgtcaacagtctttagaaccttgtttcatgcttctacagttactgggcagagaataagagctgtctcaagtctgggaccagtgagttgtttactgcgcactCATGCAGGCGCACCGCTCCTTTTttctctgtaatgaatacgctattgtccggttggaatattatcgaatatttatgttaaaaagaccttaaggattgattgtaaacatcgtttgacatgtttctacgaacggtaatggaactattttacTTTTCGTCTTGGGTTTTGAActcacgcattatgcctttggattagtgatctgaacgtgcaaacaaaatggaggtatttggacataaatatggagtttatcgaacaaaacaaacatttgtggaagtgggagtgcattccaacgaagatcagcaaaggtaagtgaagatttataatactatttctgagttttgttgatttgctttgatggctgagctctgtactcagaatattgaacaatgtgctttcgccgtaaagctattttgaaatctgacacagcggttgcattaaggagaagtgtatctataattctttcaataactgttgtaaattttatcaacgtttatgatgagtatttttgtaaattaatgtgctcattcaccggaagttttggaggcaatacattttcacgcgccaatgtaaaatggggtttatggatataaataataACTTTATCGattcaaaacatacatgtattgtgtaacattgagtcctgggagtgtcatctgatgaagatcatcaaaggtcagtgattaattttagctgtatttctggtttttgtgactcctctccttgcttggaaaatggtggtgtggtttttcttgtttaggcgctgtcctaacataatctaatgttatgctttcgccgtaaaacctttttgaaatcggacaatgtggttggattaacgagaagattatctttaaaatgggatataatagttgtatgtttgagaaatttgaattatgagattgttgttttgaatttgccgccgtgctatttcactggctgttgaatagtgtgtaccgcgctagcgtcccacatgtcccagagaggctAAGGTTCTTGGTGTACCCTGATGCTTCTCCCCACTGTGTCACTGggggagaggtagaaagagaagttgaacagaGTGATAATGTACTGGGGGAAAAAATGCAATTTGAGGACAGAAGGAGATTCAGTCAGCGGTAGTCCACATTAAGTTTCAGCTATGTGCTTGTAACCACTATCTCCTATTCGACAAGCCAATAGACAGACAATGACGCACCCACACTTGAAACTTGATTTCCGTGTGATAGTACCTGTGTGTGTCTTACATTGAGAGGTTGGAACTGGGCCATGTTCCACTCTTGGGGCCTTGAATTCGCTGGTGGAAATGGGCGAGGGGACTTCAACTGCAGGTGGGCCGGATTCTTTGGCGACACTGCCGTTGCCCGCTGTGACCAGCTGCTGATTGGGCCGCGGGGCGAGCCGGGGCCCGTTGAGCTGCTCTGGTATCCTGACCTCATCCGGGGCCGGCTTGGGCCCACTCAGAGCCCCAAAACCAGAGCCCAGGACTGAGGACtgtcgggggggggggagagagagtgtgttgatAAGGTCTGAAAGCATTTCCAGGTGTCTAAATTCACTTGAGGGCATAATACTAGTGTGTATGTATAAGCATAAGAATGTGTGTAACCATGTTACGGGCATGCGTTCGGCTGGCTGCCTCACCAGGGCGGCGGGGGCGTAGCTGTTGGCAGCGGCACTGGCGTAGCTGTGTGTGGCGGTGCGAGTGCCATTGTGATGGGAGTTGGTGAACACCAGGCTCTGGCCCCCGAGGCCCTCGGCGGCGGGGGGCTCCATGCCACCCAGCTCTGCCTCCACGCCGCCCGTCTTGGGCAGCAGCAAGCCTAAGTCCACACTACAGAGGGGGCGATAAAACAACCAGCAGTCTACAATGGGACACTGAATGCAAAGTGTTGTACCCAGATACTGCTTTGTCACGATTAGATATCACTTCAATTTACTTATAATGCGTCTCATTTATTTCTCAACGAGAAGTTGAGCAGAGTGAGAATGTAATGGAAAAATAATGTACTTGCAGGACAGAAGGAGATTCAGAGATTGAGGTAGTCTACATATTAAGATTCAGCTATGTGCTTGTAACCATCATCATCTCCATCATTCGAAAGGCCGGTACAGAGAAACGCATACCAACCCCAGCCAATGTACTTTATTTGTTTGTGTGGTGAGAATTCGTGCTAGCAGAGAGAGTCAGAGGTACTCGAGTTTTTCATGGGTGTAAAGTGTGCTTTACTGTGGTGAGCATTAGATTGGAGCCCTTACTTGTGTCCAGGTGTGATGTGGTTTGCAGGAGCAGAGGCAGTGAACACTTTGGTCTCAGACAGCTGTTGATAAAAACAGAAACATCAGGAAGAGAacctttgttgtgtgtgtgtgtccactgcaATATAAAGCCAAAAGTGGCAAACACTTACATCCTCATTCCAGTCTTCCGCAGCCCAGTCTTCTAAGGTGCCTCGCCATGTTCCTCCTACGAGGGTAGGGGACAGTAGGGGTACAGAAGTTAGACACGTCTTCATGCCTGGCCTACTCTGGCCAACAGAGTTCAGTCAGCAAAATAAaatctgggttgtgttcattaggatGCCTCCTAAAGAAAacgcataaaaaaataaaataaaaggagtttcttattggacaaaccTAGGTAGTCCCTTCCTGTGTTCTCCCGAATGAACACAGCCCTAGTTTTTTACTACTACACTTTAAAGCTCTAAAACATACATCTTTTAAAGGAGTGGGCCTTCATTTCACACCTCAGGGAAACCCATTTGGCCATCTAAAAATCAACTGGCGTGCCAGAAAGGTCTCACCTGTTCCATCGTCGATCCCCTCAGTTTCCCAGGTCTCCTGGCGAGACGCGCCCGAGTTGGCGTTGTAGTCAGCAGGGTTGAAGAGTCTGGAGGCGAAGAGGGGTTGTTTAGAGGTTCGTCTGTGTGTAATCATTAAATCGCCAATATTCAGCAATGCTACGATACAGTGAAACAGCCACCCACACACTAAAGACCTCCTGGATACCGGGCTGAATAGACATGAACAGCGGGAGAGAACGGTTGGGCTCTCCAGTGTGGGTTTCTTTCCAACTCACCCCATCCCCTGAGAGGAGAACCGGTTCCCACCAGCTGCTCTTCCTCTGCCGCGACCCCCCGACCCtaaggacacacacagacacacgtctGACCTCTGCTGCAAGACACACAAACCTCTGTCTAATAATCACACGTGACGTTGGTGagttaaaaaaaacagacatacGTTTTCCGCACACGTCTGATATGTTGCTTTAAAAACACACAAGCATAGGTTAGAGGGGGGCATGTTAATAACGGGCGAGTTCCACATGTAGACCGGTAGAGAATTTTGAACAGACAAAGCCTAACGTTACTTGCTTATCAGAAATCTGTATTTAGACTTTAGCTTGACAACAGCGACACCATTTGACAGGCTTTAGATCAGTATACGAGAGCGGGCTTAGCCTAGACAGCTTAAGTTAAAACGTATGACGAAACACATCTAGAGACAGCAACTGCCGTCATAGGCACCCCTGACCCCATCCTCTCACTATGTACGTCTGTCTTTGACTGTCCCAACCAAAACAACCCCCCGGCCCCCACCTGGCACCCTCTCCCTAGCAGCTGCAGGACACAGGACATTTCACACGTTGTATGGCACTTGTGGTAATAGCTGGGCGACACAAATAGACACATTGCCAACTAAAATTCTACACCCACCCTACTAGACGTACAAAATTCCCACATCACATGCCATTTTGGATAGACAAGGGCCCCGTAGAGTAGAGAGAGTGGGTTTCGCAAAACTAAGATCAGGGAGAGTTATTGTGGAGGCTATTGTAGCGTACAGCATAGTAGTGGAATCTCATTGTGGGGCACACAGCACTCTACATTGGGACCATTTTGGTAGTATATACGCATATATAGCTTGCTGTGCGAACtatttttgttttacttttttggggggggtgttatgagaaaaataaaataagaccCAGATGAATTGTTCTAATAACTAGGTGTCGCTGTAGTATCCTAAAGAAAGGTGCCGGTCACGGTTGCGCCATTGCCACAATGAAAACAGATGTGTTTTTCTAGCCCAAGATATGTCCCAAATAACCAGCGTTACATATTCTCTCTTTCCATCACACATTGGCGGGCCACATTTTTCCATCCATGTCGCGGGCAGTTCTGAAACTAATTCGACTCGCGAGCCGCTAATCATTTGTTTATACGTTGTTCAGTTATCTAGCTACTTAACAATCCGGTAACTTGACCAGTATATCCAAACATTTGAGGGCACAGAAATAAAGGAAAAGGGATAGCTTCTTCAGGAGATCAATGACCGTAGCAACGAATGAGACGGACTGATCTCTTGCATGTTGTCAAACTTCTTTAAAAAGAGTGTGTACAATTTTTAAAGTAAGGCAAGGATACAAACCACTGAGGGCGCACAAAAGGTGACATTTTCCGCACCAAACAAATGCTAGAACTACAAGAAATGTGACTATTTTCAGAGTGAGGTCGTCACAAGCTCAGCGTTTCACTAACAATGTGATACTAGGCGAAGTGTCACGATACCAAGTACTATCGTGATACCACAGGGTTCCCATTGCATCAAAGCTAGAGAATGTGGCTACATTCTTTTCTTAGTAGCAGTAACACTCACCTCTGCCAGCAACGCCTCTCCCCCTGCGACCACGGTCTGCCCCTCTATCTCCAGGACCC from Salmo trutta chromosome 9, fSalTru1.1, whole genome shotgun sequence includes these protein-coding regions:
- the LOC115199831 gene encoding ubiquitin-associated protein 2 isoform X1, whose product is MMTSVVSNPARGTRDRALPTTTQTTQPQKQIQATAEQIRLAQMIYDKNDADFEDKVKQLIEVTGKTQDECMVALHDCNEDVNRAINFLLESTSDTTSWETVGKKARGPGKEGGPSETKDNREKRDREASRGRGGPNRRGRGTSRSREVRSEENVFEMGPGDRGADRGRRGRGVAGRGSGGRGRGRAAGGNRFSSQGMGLFNPADYNANSGASRQETWETEGIDDGTGGTWRGTLEDWAAEDWNEDLSETKVFTASAPANHITPGHNVDLGLLLPKTGGVEAELGGMEPPAAEGLGGQSLVFTNSHHNGTRTATHSYASAAANSYAPAALSSVLGSGFGALSGPKPAPDEVRIPEQLNGPRLAPRPNQQLVTAGNGSVAKESGPPAVEVPSPISTSEFKAPRVEHGPVPTSQCKTHTVDLKMQPEPSPVLSKLAQRQQQAQQSSLPQAEPLSLPPSVPTPPGHGHYDAGPPPPRDEPSPGVKLALDHQAPMAEPPQRQIKTQRRRVPPPSKIPSSAVEMPGSADVSGLNVQFGALDFGSEPSVTDMGQQAEPAREPASTAVPQPQSSLFSKPGPVSEPLGSLPSMPPVSDPSFPSPSLGLPSATPSPSLGLPSATPPSSNPSASRVDSGPPRSMPSHLGYSQSKDAPSTPLTNGYCGMRTQGPQDSTSLASRTQKPESPPMSSESGPVHHVPSPAPMPSHSAPLPSLSSHVTSTYSSGSALSTSSSLTMTSEENSSLHAFSSSGPSINAAVSSSNGMMHGPGGLGLTGNATLSAAGRAAQPLLTTTSGESRRTLPSHIGKPPPNLAQGVPPLLANQYIMGPGGLLPAYPQIYGYEDLQMLQSRLPMDYYGVTFPGTTATMPGRDGLANNPYSGEATKFGRGDSSSPAPPTSLSQGPSSQPPQAQSQGQSQGQQTQNQAFLNPPLPPGYGYTGLPYYAGMPGVPSAFQYGPTVFVPPASAKQPNMGLGNPSSQYHQQHQPSYGQHTYGTAFDDLSQGHAGEYSKGGYGGSAQSQAKSAGSGPGKAPGLSGSGSSGGVPEMGASMYSKTQAFDKQGFHTGTPPPFSLPSALGGTGPLNPGGAPGYAPAPFLHILPAHQQPHSQMLHHHLAQDGQGGPGQRNQSSSMQQKSQGNKSSYGSPYWAN
- the LOC115199831 gene encoding ubiquitin-associated protein 2 isoform X3; the protein is MMTSVVSNPARGTRDRALPTTTQTTQPQKQIQATAEQIRLAQMIYDKNDADFEDKVKQLIEVTGKTQDECMVALHDCNEDVNRAINFLLESTSDTTSWETVGKKARGPGKEGGPSETKDNREKRDREASRGRGGPNRRGRGTSRSREVRSEENVFEMGPGDRGADRGRRGRGVAGRGSGGRGRGRAAGGNRFSSQGMGLFNPADYNANSGASRQETWETEGIDDGTGGTWRGTLEDWAAEDWNEDLSETKVFTASAPANHITPGHNVDLGLLLPKTGGVEAELGGMEPPAAEGLGGQSLVFTNSHHNGTRTATHSYASAAANSYAPAALSSVLGSGFGALSGPKPAPDEVRIPEQLNGPRLAPRPNQQLVTAGNGSVAKESGPPAVEVPSPISTSEFKAPRVEHGPVPTSQLDLKMQPEPSPVLSKLAQRQQQAQQSSLPQAEPLSLPPSVPTPPGHGHYDAGPPPPRDEPSPGVKLALDHQAPMAEPPQRQIKTQRRRVPPPSKIPSSAVEMPGSADVSGLNVQFGALDFGSEPSVTDMGQQAEPAREPASTAVPQPQSSLFSKPGPVSEPLGSLPSMPPVSDPSFPSPSLGLPSATPSPSLGLPSATPPSSNPSASRVDSGPPRSMPSHLGYSQSKDAPSTPLTNGYCGMRTQGPQDSTSLASRTQKPESPPMSSESGPVHHVPSPAPMPSHSAPLPSLSSHVTSTYSSGSALSTSSSLTMTSEENSSLHAFSSSGPSINAAVSSSNGMMHGPGGLGLTGNATLSAAGRAAQPLLTTTSGESRRTLPSHIGKPPPNLAQGVPPLLANQYIMGPGGLLPAYPQIYGYEDLQMLQSRLPMDYYGVTFPGTTATMPGRDGLANNPYSGEATKFGRGDSSSPAPPTSLSQGPSSQPPQAQSQGQSQGQQTQNQAFLNPPLPPGYGYTGLPYYAGMPGVPSAFQYGPTVFVPPASAKQPNMGLGNPSSQYHQQHQPSYGQHTYGTAFDDLSQGHAGEYSKGGYGGSAQSQAKSAGSGPGKAPGLSGSGSSGGVPEMGASMYSKTQAFDKQGFHTGTPPPFSLPSALGGTGPLNPGGAPGYAPAPFLHILPAHQQPHSQMLHHHLAQDGQGGPGQRNQSSSMQQKSQGNKSSYGSPYWAN
- the LOC115199831 gene encoding ubiquitin-associated protein 2 isoform X5, with amino-acid sequence MMTSVVSNPARGTRDRALPTTTQTTQPQKQIQATAEQIRLAQMIYDKNDADFEDKVKQLIEVTGKTQDECMVALHDCNEDVNRAINFLLESTSDTTSWETVGKKARGPGKEGGPSETKDNREKRDREASRGRGGPNRRGRGTSRSREVRSEENVFEMGPGDRGADRGRRGRGVAGRGSGGRGRGRAAGGNRFSSQGMGLFNPADYNANSGASRQETWETEGIDDGTGGTWRGTLEDWAAEDWNEDLSETKVFTASAPANHITPGHNVDLGLLLPKTGGVEAELGGMEPPAAEGLGGQSLVFTNSHHNGTRTATHSYASAAANSYAPAALSSVLGSGFGALSGPKPAPDEVRIPEQLNGPRLAPRPNQQLVTAGNGSVAKESGPPAVEVPSPISTSEFKAPRVEHGPVPTSQCKTHTVDLKMQPEPSPVLSKLAQRQQQAQQSSLPQAEPLSLPPSVPTPPGHGHYDAGPPPPRDEPSPGVKLALDHQAPMAEPPQRQIKTQRRRVPPPSKIPSSAVEMPGSADVSGLNVQFGALDFGSEPSVTDMGQQAEPAREPASTAVPQPQSSLFSKPGPVSEPLGSLPSMPPVSDPSFPSPSLGLPSATPSPSLGLPSATPPSSNPSASRVDSGPPRSMPSHLGYSQSKDAPSTPLTNGYCGMRTQGPQDSTSLASRTQKPESPPMSSESGPVHHVPSPAPMPSHSAPLPSLSSHVTSTYSSGSALSTSSSLTMTSEENSSLHAFSSSGPSINAAVSSSNGMMHGPGGLGLTGNATLSAAGRAAQPLLTTTSGKPPPNLAQGVPPLLANQYIMGPGGLLPAYPIYGYEDLQMLQSRLPMDYYGVTFPGTTATMPGRDGLANNPYSGEATKFGRGDSSSPAPPTSLSQGPSSQPPQAQSQGQSQGQQTQNQAFLNPPLPPGYGYTGLPYYAGMPGVPSAFQYGPTVFVPPASAKQPNMGLGNPSSQYHQQHQPSYGQHTYGTAFDDLSQGHAGEYSKGGYGGSAQSQAKSAGSGPGKAPGLSGSGSSGGVPEMGASMYSKTQAFDKQGFHTGTPPPFSLPSALGGTGPLNPGGAPGYAPAPFLHILPAHQQPHSQMLHHHLAQDGQGGPGQRNQSSSMQQKSQGNKSSYGSPYWAN